The proteins below come from a single Parcubacteria group bacterium genomic window:
- a CDS encoding TPM domain-containing protein codes for MKKTWLFQISLAMICLVFVIGVQAADFKIPTSTGKVTDLVGLLSSAEVAKLKEELNRFENSTSNEIAILITDSLQGQDIRDYGIEVAKKWGVGKKANDNGILIVLAPKEKKYGVEVGYGLGGPLPDILAKELMEKILVPKYREKKYFEGFSELIKQYEALTAKEYAPAEGTKKKASSDYDGAFIVFILILAIIAIIIIIVIIKNRNRYGGGSGGGSSSGGWLFFGGDFGGSGGSGGFLGGGDSSGGSSDSGFGGGDFGGGGASGDL; via the coding sequence ATGAAAAAAACGTGGTTGTTTCAGATTTCGTTGGCGATGATTTGTCTGGTCTTTGTGATCGGCGTACAAGCGGCCGATTTCAAAATCCCCACTTCAACCGGGAAGGTGACGGATCTGGTCGGACTTCTCAGTTCGGCCGAAGTGGCGAAACTCAAGGAGGAACTCAATCGGTTCGAGAATAGTACTTCTAACGAAATTGCTATTCTAATCACTGATTCACTTCAAGGTCAAGACATTAGGGATTATGGGATTGAAGTGGCCAAAAAATGGGGTGTCGGAAAAAAGGCCAATGACAACGGAATTTTGATTGTTCTGGCGCCCAAAGAAAAGAAATACGGTGTGGAAGTCGGGTATGGTCTCGGCGGGCCGCTGCCGGATATCTTGGCCAAAGAACTGATGGAAAAGATTCTAGTCCCGAAATATCGGGAAAAGAAATATTTCGAAGGCTTTTCTGAGCTGATCAAGCAGTATGAGGCGTTGACCGCTAAGGAATATGCGCCAGCAGAAGGAACTAAGAAAAAAGCTTCAAGCGACTATGATGGGGCGTTTATTGTTTTCATCCTCATACTGGCTATCATCGCAATCATCATAATCATTGTCATTATCAAAAATCGCAATCGTTATGGCGGCGGATCAGGTGGCGGAAGTTCCAGTGGCGGCTGGTTGTTTTTCGGAGGTGATTTCGGCGGTAGTGGAGGCAGTGGAGGTTTCTTGGGTGGCGGTGATTCGAGCGGTGGATCAAGCGACTCAGGCTTCGGCGGTGGAGACTTCGGCGGAGGCGGTGCTTCTGGCGATCTCTGA
- a CDS encoding SPFH domain-containing protein, with protein sequence MFGCKKNVCFVFTLFCLLAFSACGPVYEQDKLVLKLSSLGNRDATVANKNEQVKENTEKKPITEGTEKIDQAEKKTEVVDGDAENYQSELLTAFRSYMFFPTPGVRFLPFPKGNQAYCFSRGKSLESPKDEHFKLNAADGVISANVTVHMHVADEFPDIKDRLLKFVKTYSLTQFSNSENVLTDFMSSRFQPILYAGYQNYFSGRKVLELVRDKKGINKYMLAYMNEKYNQYGLVFTLVSVTSAMSFDEEQQERMNKIIVKEAEAVAMGIRNKQVSPLIQEIRKLELEGKDEEARLTYEANAQATERVAKAWEMRRKLVIEQIGSGNYFRWEQSKLMVDALMQKKTTVRIVPSGANLFLGGFNQAIPTITDVK encoded by the coding sequence ATGTTTGGATGCAAAAAAAACGTATGTTTCGTATTCACCCTGTTTTGTCTGCTGGCGTTCAGTGCTTGTGGACCAGTGTATGAACAGGATAAACTTGTTCTTAAGCTGAGCAGTCTCGGCAATCGAGATGCAACAGTTGCCAACAAAAATGAACAGGTGAAAGAAAATACGGAAAAAAAACCGATCACGGAAGGCACTGAAAAAATAGACCAAGCGGAAAAAAAGACAGAGGTAGTGGATGGTGATGCGGAAAATTATCAATCGGAGTTGTTAACCGCTTTTCGGTCCTATATGTTTTTCCCCACTCCAGGAGTAAGGTTCTTGCCTTTCCCAAAAGGCAATCAGGCATATTGTTTTTCCAGGGGAAAAAGTCTCGAATCACCGAAGGATGAGCATTTCAAACTGAATGCAGCGGATGGAGTTATTTCAGCGAATGTGACGGTACACATGCACGTCGCGGATGAATTTCCCGACATCAAGGACCGACTATTGAAATTCGTGAAGACATATAGTCTCACGCAATTTTCCAATTCGGAAAATGTCCTGACTGACTTTATGAGTTCTCGATTTCAACCGATCCTTTATGCCGGATATCAGAATTACTTTTCCGGCAGAAAAGTGTTGGAGCTGGTGCGGGACAAGAAGGGGATTAACAAGTACATGCTGGCCTATATGAATGAAAAATATAATCAGTATGGCTTGGTTTTCACTTTGGTTTCCGTCACTTCTGCAATGAGTTTTGATGAAGAGCAGCAGGAGCGGATGAATAAAATTATCGTCAAGGAAGCTGAGGCGGTCGCGATGGGGATAAGAAATAAACAAGTTTCTCCCTTGATCCAGGAAATCCGCAAACTGGAGCTTGAAGGCAAAGACGAAGAAGCGCGGCTAACTTACGAAGCTAATGCGCAAGCCACTGAAAGAGTGGCTAAGGCTTGGGAAATGCGTCGAAAGCTTGTGATCGAGCAGATTGGTTCTGGCAATTATTTCCGTTGGGAGCAGTCCAAGTTGATGGTGGATGCTCTTATGCAGAAGAAAACAACTGTGCGGATCGTTCCGTCGGGAGCTAATTTATTCCTTGGCGGTTTTAATCAGGCAATTCCGACAATAACGGACGTGAAATAA
- the rplC gene encoding 50S ribosomal protein L3, which yields MKFILGKKIGMTTIYDEKGALNVTLLECGAKVSLVKEKEKDGYSAIQLEIAKTKNKTKKKEFCVEGSELKKDDQISVSIFELNEKVIVTGTSKAKGFQGVVKRHGFAGSCATHGHKHDLRAPGSIGSGFPEHVTKGKRMAGRMGGDRVTTKNLKVAFIDAEKNILGIKGAVPGIPGGIVEIKAL from the coding sequence ATGAAATTTATCCTCGGAAAGAAGATTGGAATGACAACTATTTATGACGAAAAAGGCGCATTGAATGTGACGCTTTTGGAGTGCGGTGCAAAGGTGTCCTTGGTTAAGGAGAAAGAGAAAGACGGGTATTCTGCAATCCAACTGGAAATCGCCAAAACTAAGAATAAGACCAAGAAGAAGGAATTTTGTGTTGAAGGTAGCGAGCTGAAAAAAGATGATCAAATTTCTGTTTCTATATTCGAGTTGAATGAAAAAGTGATTGTGACTGGCACAAGTAAAGCTAAAGGTTTTCAGGGTGTAGTGAAAAGACACGGTTTTGCCGGAAGCTGCGCTACTCACGGACACAAGCATGACCTTCGTGCTCCTGGTTCGATCGGTTCTGGTTTTCCAGAGCATGTTACCAAAGGAAAAAGAATGGCCGGCCGCATGGGCGGTGATCGTGTCACTACTAAGAATCTGAAAGTAGCTTTTATTGACGCGGAAAAGAATATTTTAGGCATAAAAGGCGCAGTTCCGGGTATTCCAGGAGGAATCGTGGAAATTAAAGCACTATAA
- the rplW gene encoding 50S ribosomal protein L23 yields the protein MEKNLNPNEENILSRVLVEPIVTEAATVLIESNKYIFKISPRATKLQVQMAIEKIYKVKVEKVNTVSVPRKFRTRGRIPGWKPGYRKAIVTLKEGNKIDVFEGK from the coding sequence ATGGAAAAAAATCTGAATCCCAATGAGGAGAATATCCTCTCAAGAGTGTTAGTCGAACCGATCGTGACCGAAGCGGCAACTGTTCTCATTGAAAGTAATAAATACATTTTCAAAATCTCTCCGCGTGCGACCAAGCTGCAAGTCCAGATGGCGATCGAGAAAATCTATAAAGTCAAAGTCGAAAAAGTTAATACAGTCAGTGTGCCAAGGAAATTCCGCACGCGAGGCCGAATCCCTGGATGGAAGCCTGGTTACCGAAAGGCTATTGTAACTTTGAAAGAGGGAAATAAGATCGATGTGTTTGAAGGGAAATAA
- a CDS encoding replicative DNA helicase has product MPKTSTKTSRSENMFNKMPPCDLEAEERLLHNILDDPDTTISQVRNIISADDFYRRQHQKIYSAMLELDEQGKPIDIVTLVDLLKSQKILEEVGGLYYISQFIENVPVHPDIVRCAQIIKKHSWKRMATSKLLELANYCFDEATEPDKLLADIIDVQSTLAKELPGGNELDELKFDFNSLRLQASITETPHESLNREIEGFGRSELIIVAGRPGMGKSAFVLGLVGHMAIRKKTPIIYCGAQMAGSRIFLRIIAQECKLSFRKLLTGRILPKELGIINKKQQEMNQGGKIQTIIIKETISLLDLMAQVRCAGSEFGLLAIENLQQLVWPGNPYRDKWAQASFMLEKLRDFSYEINLPIVISSQLHRDVDDRADKRPSPADIFGPKAEELSDIILFPYRPNYYEKGQLTEQGRPERDAELLVSKGGPPIILPFTFWGESLRWEERKIDP; this is encoded by the coding sequence ATGCCAAAAACATCAACTAAAACATCTCGGAGTGAGAATATGTTTAATAAGATGCCTCCTTGTGACTTGGAGGCAGAGGAAAGATTATTGCACAATATTTTGGATGATCCAGACACCACAATTTCTCAAGTCCGCAACATCATATCAGCGGATGACTTTTATCGAAGACAGCACCAAAAGATTTATTCTGCGATGTTGGAACTCGACGAACAAGGCAAGCCGATCGATATTGTGACCCTGGTCGATTTATTGAAAAGCCAGAAGATACTCGAGGAAGTTGGGGGGCTTTACTACATCTCTCAGTTTATCGAAAATGTGCCGGTTCACCCCGACATTGTCCGCTGTGCTCAGATTATCAAGAAACATTCATGGAAAAGGATGGCCACTAGTAAACTATTAGAGCTGGCCAATTATTGCTTTGATGAAGCAACCGAGCCGGACAAGCTGCTGGCCGACATTATTGATGTTCAATCGACTTTGGCCAAGGAATTGCCCGGGGGAAATGAGCTAGATGAGCTTAAATTTGATTTTAATAGTCTCCGACTTCAAGCTTCAATAACAGAAACTCCGCATGAATCACTTAATCGGGAAATCGAGGGTTTTGGAAGAAGTGAGTTGATAATTGTCGCAGGGCGACCTGGTATGGGGAAAAGCGCATTTGTCTTAGGCCTTGTCGGCCATATGGCCATCAGAAAAAAAACGCCCATTATCTATTGTGGAGCACAGATGGCTGGCTCTAGGATTTTCCTGCGAATCATTGCTCAGGAATGTAAGCTTAGTTTTCGAAAATTGTTAACGGGCAGAATATTGCCAAAAGAACTAGGTATAATCAATAAAAAACAGCAGGAGATGAATCAAGGAGGAAAAATCCAGACCATAATCATAAAAGAGACCATCAGCCTCTTGGATCTTATGGCTCAGGTCCGTTGCGCAGGATCAGAATTCGGCTTACTGGCGATTGAAAACCTGCAGCAACTGGTTTGGCCGGGAAATCCCTACCGAGATAAGTGGGCACAAGCCAGTTTTATGCTGGAGAAGCTGAGGGATTTCAGCTATGAAATTAACTTACCCATTGTTATCTCTAGTCAACTTCACCGCGATGTCGATGATCGGGCAGATAAACGTCCTTCACCAGCCGACATTTTTGGACCAAAAGCTGAGGAGTTGAGCGACATAATCCTTTTCCCTTATCGGCCAAATTATTACGAAAAGGGGCAGCTTACCGAGCAAGGTCGCCCGGAAAGAGATGCGGAACTCCTAGTTAGCAAAGGAGGCCCGCCAATTATCTTGCCTTTCACTTTCTGGGGAGAATCTCTTCGCTGGGAAGAGCGAAAAATTGATCCTTAA
- a CDS encoding VWA domain-containing protein, with the protein MSNRGQGAGMVWLGLAGIALVVMLGIVTYISMSKDQKAAQAPQDQTAKQQDVTEKKPPVIPGTVQISIASSNTKEDWLHQMTDKFNSLSKSDAVYQLNGQPIRVAIIQETIDEKKKDYRSGAMVNDILNKKIEPTIASPGEESWMDKLNKEWQIQNGSAISKADAPILVRTPLVIAMWQSRATAMKAWPDAGAEAKWSAFRALANNPKGWEKYGHPEWGKFKIGYGYFGESNSGTLATVAMCTVGSGKKRLEFSEISPDSPAAKFLGDIEKSKVHSGKSDLWLLEKMIKGGQEYLDAVVTYESNVIMMNHKFEKDLRELLVCVYPQDGAVMVGHPFAILDRAPWVTLDQAQAAKIYQDFLLAKEQQEQVLAAGLRPADASVKLAYPFDASLGVNPNAKIVELALPDQMVIDRVGEVWHKVKKHTVVALIFDKSGSMSGSSLNNAKKGATEFVNKMDPEDIIAWMPFDSKSYGVLIEGTKQLIGEKLISEHIVGLGSGGNTALYDTILEAHKNLTDMRKKHGDSFRYGIVVLTDGGDNSSKNSLTDVEVQLQPMESDPTGIQIFTIGIGEAKEMVLRTIAAKGNGKFYKGTPEELQKIYAEIATYY; encoded by the coding sequence ATGAGTAACAGAGGACAAGGTGCGGGTATGGTATGGTTGGGCTTGGCTGGCATTGCGCTGGTCGTGATGTTGGGAATCGTGACCTATATTTCCATGTCAAAAGATCAAAAGGCCGCTCAGGCGCCGCAAGATCAGACGGCGAAACAGCAGGATGTGACAGAAAAAAAGCCACCGGTCATTCCGGGAACCGTTCAGATTTCAATCGCCAGTTCCAACACCAAGGAGGACTGGTTGCATCAGATGACTGATAAGTTCAACTCGCTTTCCAAAAGCGATGCGGTCTATCAGTTAAATGGTCAGCCGATCCGTGTGGCCATCATTCAGGAAACGATTGATGAAAAGAAAAAGGATTACCGTTCGGGCGCGATGGTCAACGATATTCTGAATAAGAAAATCGAACCAACGATCGCTTCACCGGGGGAAGAATCTTGGATGGACAAATTGAATAAGGAATGGCAGATCCAAAATGGCAGTGCGATCAGCAAGGCAGATGCGCCGATTCTCGTTCGCACTCCACTCGTCATTGCTATGTGGCAATCGCGAGCAACTGCGATGAAAGCTTGGCCAGACGCTGGAGCGGAAGCAAAGTGGTCGGCATTCCGTGCTCTGGCCAATAATCCGAAAGGCTGGGAAAAATATGGCCATCCGGAATGGGGCAAGTTCAAGATTGGGTATGGCTATTTCGGGGAAAGCAATTCTGGTACACTGGCGACAGTCGCCATGTGCACAGTCGGTTCGGGAAAAAAACGTCTGGAATTTTCAGAAATATCGCCGGATAGTCCGGCCGCCAAATTTCTTGGAGACATTGAGAAAAGCAAAGTGCATTCTGGCAAGAGCGATCTATGGCTTTTGGAAAAGATGATCAAAGGCGGGCAGGAATATCTGGATGCTGTTGTCACATATGAGTCAAACGTCATAATGATGAATCACAAATTTGAAAAAGATTTGCGCGAACTGTTGGTCTGTGTTTATCCGCAAGATGGCGCAGTCATGGTCGGGCATCCGTTTGCCATTCTCGATCGTGCTCCCTGGGTCACCCTAGATCAGGCGCAGGCCGCTAAGATTTATCAGGATTTTCTGTTGGCGAAAGAGCAACAGGAACAAGTTTTGGCAGCCGGTTTGCGGCCGGCAGATGCCAGTGTTAAATTGGCTTATCCCTTCGATGCATCACTGGGGGTGAATCCCAATGCAAAGATCGTGGAGCTGGCTCTGCCTGATCAGATGGTTATTGACCGGGTCGGTGAGGTTTGGCACAAAGTAAAAAAACATACCGTCGTTGCCCTAATTTTCGACAAATCCGGTAGTATGAGCGGTTCCAGTCTGAATAACGCAAAAAAAGGAGCCACTGAATTTGTCAACAAAATGGATCCGGAAGATATTATTGCGTGGATGCCTTTTGACTCAAAGTCATATGGCGTGCTAATCGAAGGCACCAAACAACTGATCGGTGAAAAACTGATTAGTGAACATATTGTAGGTTTGGGATCCGGTGGTAACACCGCACTTTACGATACCATTTTGGAAGCTCACAAAAATCTGACCGATATGCGTAAGAAACATGGCGATTCATTCCGCTATGGCATCGTGGTCCTGACTGATGGCGGTGACAACAGTAGTAAGAATTCTCTCACTGATGTTGAAGTGCAACTTCAACCAATGGAAAGCGATCCGACCGGGATCCAGATTTTCACCATCGGCATCGGTGAAGCCAAAGAGATGGTGCTTCGAACAATTGCCGCCAAAGGGAACGGGAAGTTCTACAAGGGAACGCCTGAGGAACTGCAGAAAATTTATGCCGAAATTGCGACTTATTATTAA
- a CDS encoding LemA family protein has protein sequence MADEVKASNTKKWIIIGALCLIPFMFLTCSYNSLVSKQEEAREAWSRVEANYDRRAKLIPNLVEIVKGYATHERETLTEVVRLQSAWVAAKQSGDFAKTQQAAAQWDVTAGRFLTIVQNMPELKANAEFGKLAYSLEGTENRILQERKNYGVRATEYNKKLRRFPNNVFVGFGDFKRMELFEADAASKEAPKVKF, from the coding sequence ATGGCAGACGAAGTAAAGGCAAGCAATACCAAGAAATGGATTATTATCGGTGCCCTGTGTTTGATCCCGTTCATGTTCCTGACCTGCTCGTATAACTCCCTGGTCTCAAAACAGGAAGAAGCGCGCGAGGCCTGGAGCCGGGTGGAAGCAAATTATGATCGGCGGGCTAAGCTTATACCGAATCTGGTCGAGATTGTGAAGGGCTATGCCACGCACGAAAGGGAGACTTTGACTGAAGTTGTGCGCTTGCAGTCCGCATGGGTTGCTGCCAAGCAATCCGGCGATTTTGCTAAAACACAACAGGCAGCGGCTCAATGGGATGTCACGGCAGGACGATTTTTAACTATTGTGCAGAACATGCCGGAGCTTAAAGCTAACGCGGAGTTTGGTAAGTTAGCATATTCTCTTGAGGGGACGGAGAATCGAATTCTCCAAGAGCGAAAAAATTATGGGGTCCGCGCAACAGAGTATAATAAAAAGCTGCGGCGTTTCCCTAATAACGTGTTCGTGGGATTCGGCGACTTCAAACGGATGGAATTGTTTGAGGCCGATGCCGCGTCCAAAGAAGCGCCCAAGGTTAAGTTTTAA
- the tuf gene encoding elongation factor Tu: MAAEKFARTKPHVNVGTIGHVDHGKTTLTAAILHVLSFLGQAKEKGIDEIDKAPEERERGITIATAHCEYESEKRHYAHVDCPGHADYIKNMITGAAQMDGAVLVVAATDGPMPQTREHILLAHQVGVPEIVVFLNKVDMVDDAELVDLVEAEVRELLTKYEYDGENAVVIRGSALKALESKSAEDEGAKPVLDLIAALDAKIPDPIREMDKPFLLPIEDIFTIEGRGTVVTGRIERGVININEEVEIVGLRPTQKTVVTGIEMFNKTLDRGECGDNAGLLIRGIKKEDVERGQVLAKPGSITPHTEFECEVYILTKEEGGRHTPFFKGYKPQFYIRTTDVTGEVMLPEGTEMVMPGDTVSFKVVLGAPVAMEEGMRFAIREGGRTVGAGVATKIIK, translated from the coding sequence ATGGCAGCAGAAAAATTCGCGAGAACCAAGCCCCATGTCAACGTTGGAACTATTGGTCACGTCGACCATGGCAAGACTACATTGACAGCGGCAATCCTTCACGTGCTGAGCTTTCTTGGACAAGCCAAGGAAAAGGGTATCGATGAAATCGACAAAGCTCCAGAAGAGAGAGAGCGTGGAATCACAATCGCCACTGCGCATTGTGAATATGAATCAGAAAAGAGACATTATGCTCACGTAGATTGCCCAGGACATGCTGACTACATCAAAAACATGATAACTGGCGCTGCTCAGATGGACGGAGCTGTCTTGGTGGTGGCTGCGACTGATGGCCCTATGCCACAGACTCGCGAACATATCTTGCTCGCTCATCAGGTTGGTGTGCCAGAAATCGTAGTTTTCCTCAATAAGGTGGATATGGTGGATGATGCAGAATTGGTTGACCTGGTGGAAGCTGAAGTGAGAGAACTTTTGACTAAATATGAATATGACGGCGAAAATGCGGTTGTGATCCGTGGTTCAGCCTTGAAAGCGCTTGAATCCAAATCAGCTGAAGATGAAGGTGCAAAGCCTGTGCTTGACCTGATTGCGGCACTGGACGCCAAAATTCCTGATCCAATCCGTGAAATGGACAAGCCATTCCTTCTTCCTATTGAAGATATCTTCACAATTGAAGGTCGCGGAACTGTGGTGACTGGAAGAATCGAAAGAGGTGTGATCAATATCAATGAAGAAGTGGAAATCGTCGGTCTTCGCCCAACACAAAAGACTGTGGTGACCGGAATTGAAATGTTTAATAAAACTTTGGATCGCGGAGAGTGTGGAGATAATGCAGGACTTCTGATCCGGGGAATCAAAAAGGAAGATGTGGAAAGAGGTCAAGTGTTGGCTAAGCCGGGATCAATCACTCCTCACACTGAGTTTGAATGCGAAGTTTACATCTTAACCAAAGAAGAAGGCGGACGACATACTCCATTTTTCAAGGGATACAAACCGCAATTCTATATCCGCACAACAGATGTGACTGGTGAGGTTATGCTTCCAGAGGGAACTGAAATGGTGATGCCAGGGGATACTGTGAGCTTCAAAGTCGTTTTGGGTGCACCTGTCGCTATGGAAGAAGGTATGCGCTTTGCGATCCGCGAAGGTGGACGCACAGTGGGCGCCGGTGTCGCAACTAAGATTATCAAATAG
- the rplD gene encoding 50S ribosomal protein L4, whose amino-acid sequence MAKIKVYNLEGKEIEEMQLSDSVFGLPKNDDLVHQIVVAMDANKRQVLADTKTRGERAGSGIKPWKQKGTGRARVGSRRTPLWKKGGVVFGPSNDRNYKQKINKKMNQKAIATVLSGKLKDQEIFVVDNLAFAEKKTKEVAGVIKNFAIKGKTLMAFSDSEKDLRIASRNLAKVENILTKQLNVLEMLRNKNLFMSKESILFLEEKYKQVEAK is encoded by the coding sequence ATGGCAAAGATCAAAGTATATAACCTGGAAGGCAAAGAAATCGAAGAAATGCAACTCTCTGATTCAGTTTTTGGTTTGCCAAAAAATGACGATTTGGTCCATCAGATCGTAGTAGCGATGGATGCCAATAAGCGCCAGGTGCTTGCTGATACGAAGACTCGTGGAGAAAGAGCGGGTAGCGGAATCAAGCCTTGGAAACAAAAGGGTACTGGTCGCGCTCGTGTTGGTTCAAGAAGAACTCCGCTTTGGAAAAAAGGAGGCGTTGTTTTCGGACCAAGCAATGACAGGAACTACAAACAGAAGATCAACAAGAAGATGAATCAAAAGGCGATTGCTACTGTTCTTAGTGGAAAGTTGAAAGATCAAGAAATTTTTGTGGTGGATAATCTGGCTTTTGCTGAGAAGAAAACTAAGGAAGTGGCTGGAGTGATCAAAAATTTTGCAATCAAAGGAAAAACTTTGATGGCTTTTTCTGATTCTGAAAAAGATCTCCGCATTGCTAGTCGCAATTTGGCCAAAGTGGAAAATATCCTGACTAAGCAACTCAACGTGCTCGAGATGCTGCGAAACAAGAATCTTTTCATGAGCAAAGAGTCCATCCTATTTTTGGAAGAGAAGTATAAACAAGTTGAAGCAAAATAA
- the rpsJ gene encoding 30S ribosomal protein S10 — MSKNEEEAKTRIRIKIKAYDHKIIDQSARQIVETAQRSGASIVGPVPLPTEIRKFTVNKSTFVHKDARDQYEMRIHKRLLDIISPTPKTIDSLTNLDLPAGVDIEIKM; from the coding sequence ATGTCAAAGAACGAAGAAGAAGCAAAAACAAGAATCCGGATCAAGATTAAGGCCTATGATCACAAGATTATCGACCAATCAGCCCGCCAGATCGTAGAGACAGCCCAGAGATCAGGTGCCAGCATTGTTGGCCCAGTTCCTTTGCCTACCGAAATCCGTAAATTTACCGTCAACAAATCCACATTTGTCCACAAAGATGCACGTGATCAATATGAAATGCGGATCCACAAGAGACTGCTTGACATCATCAGCCCAACCCCAAAAACCATTGATAGTTTGACCAATTTGGATTTGCCAGCCGGAGTGGATATTGAAATCAAAATGTAG
- a CDS encoding reverse transcriptase family protein, translated as MFTQLAWTRKALAIFLGVSRKALVKAQKILLAERFEDEIMVRGIPTRIIFNYGFFSFTKKIKNKRREILAPHPDVQKIFRALGDKLYKPSRIHKKAFGFVKKRSILLAAKSLLGNRHFFSFDIASAFPSITEEMVRKTLQRLRIETYLIDPLVWIVTHYYNQERRLPQGSSCSPVLMNLVYRPMCDEIERVCKAAGIDWFVYADDFHFAAENVSPEIKAKLLAIPPRYGFSIKKEKTHDNLGKTIPHLLGLTIIDEKIHLKRKTKKKFRQLLYCACQNESSISPKKINGIIASIRQVYGPEKNWPGWLLKDWLKYQQHIGGNYAKNIN; from the coding sequence TTGTTCACACAATTAGCTTGGACAAGAAAAGCCTTGGCGATTTTTTTGGGTGTGTCGAGAAAGGCTCTCGTCAAGGCCCAAAAGATTCTGCTCGCTGAAAGATTCGAAGATGAAATCATGGTCCGTGGAATACCGACCAGGATCATCTTTAACTATGGATTTTTTAGTTTCACCAAAAAAATCAAAAACAAGCGCCGCGAGATACTGGCTCCGCATCCGGATGTCCAAAAAATTTTCAGGGCCCTGGGAGATAAACTGTACAAGCCATCGCGAATACATAAAAAAGCTTTTGGGTTTGTGAAAAAAAGAAGTATTTTGCTGGCCGCCAAGTCTCTTTTGGGAAATCGTCATTTTTTCAGCTTCGATATTGCCAGTGCGTTTCCTAGTATCACGGAAGAAATGGTCAGAAAAACACTACAAAGACTGAGGATTGAAACATATTTAATTGATCCTTTGGTTTGGATAGTAACCCATTATTATAATCAAGAGCGTCGTTTACCCCAGGGATCATCCTGTAGCCCGGTTCTAATGAATTTGGTTTATAGACCAATGTGCGACGAAATTGAGCGGGTTTGCAAAGCTGCCGGAATAGATTGGTTTGTTTACGCGGATGATTTTCATTTCGCGGCGGAAAATGTTTCTCCTGAAATAAAAGCTAAGCTATTGGCAATTCCGCCCAGATATGGATTTTCTATTAAGAAAGAAAAGACTCATGATAATTTAGGGAAAACAATCCCGCATCTTTTGGGACTGACCATCATTGACGAAAAGATTCATCTCAAGCGGAAAACAAAGAAAAAATTCCGGCAATTGCTTTATTGCGCTTGCCAGAACGAATCCTCTATTTCCCCGAAAAAAATTAATGGTATTATCGCATCAATCAGGCAAGTTTATGGGCCAGAGAAAAATTGGCCCGGATGGCTATTAAAAGACTGGCTCAAATATCAGCAGCACATAGGAGGAAATTATGCCAAAAACATCAACTAA